In a single window of the Azospirillum thiophilum genome:
- a CDS encoding DEAD/DEAH box helicase, translating into MRVLCRDAEWLVTKAESLNVATGSQIAYCLGADEMVRGHEAAFVTDLDDVQPIDPRDTRLTRDSSHGFQKAKLFLEAQLRQMPLTAAHPDVDGIGAFRPMPFQVKAVEKALRQMRPRLLLADAVGLGKTIQVGMILAEMIRRGRAARILVLAKKSMLTQFQSELWNRFAIPLVRLDSTGLARLRLRIPASKNPFEVYHRIIVSMDTLKDVGRYRHFLENTRWDVVVIDEAHNVAGATNPDRNYSYRLARLLSRRADSMILTTATPHNGRKETFGRLIALLDPSAIPDPKYRQYTAEDIKPFFLMRFKEDIRAEAGDDFAARHVVPLAETTADADEREEAVYDRLARLRRDGAEGDRNAIVRWGLYKSFLSSPEACRSMVETSLRTLQRKRGEEADIAALDGLRGALETLSITGSTRYRLLVDQLRRIGWDGGPASPRVLLFTESRVTQEALTRALAAEFKLPWSERQEDQPGQVMAAIHGGMSDVWLGRTVEAFGTGTAAMRLLVATNVASEGVNLHHHCWHIIHYDLPWSIITLIQRNGRIDRFGQTHTPEIRYLMVRTQAGELQGDGAIFQRLIEKVEEINRTARSGESVLKIYDADGEETFVAERGLLAGDPDLFDREQPAAGDDAVAEAQSMEALLRKASLDAMDDLADLFGDDEPAPAPPVPADAAEPAPAAPGDASRIRLYDEAAFLEEGYAYLSQQTGDRSYHPIEKTGKQVVLTPPADLRRRLGDPEAGRDVIFGATAIPEEAWTDDRRFRLTVDPGRVDLAIRAARNLRGQWSEELLLTELHPVSRWLAERLMMLMPRGEAPMIASPYLPQGEMCFCFIGQVSSRAGTPLIVDAHAVVMSKGGGRAIRPLHTALEAAGFKDLADTGKHGTLPEPLLRGFVKGAVDESLDYLANRRRERQAEVKPLLEREEQRLNNWLARRRARIEEELAELNPTGAAAIKKRQDLEESEKYVKDRAQNWRRAHFEAADHPTTRLVLAIEGVR; encoded by the coding sequence ATGCGGGTACTGTGCCGTGATGCCGAGTGGCTGGTGACCAAGGCGGAAAGCCTGAACGTTGCGACGGGGTCGCAGATTGCCTACTGCCTTGGTGCGGACGAGATGGTGCGCGGGCACGAGGCGGCGTTCGTGACCGACCTCGACGATGTCCAGCCCATTGACCCGCGGGACACCCGCCTGACACGCGACAGCAGCCACGGCTTCCAGAAGGCCAAGCTGTTTCTCGAAGCGCAGCTGCGACAGATGCCGTTGACGGCCGCCCATCCCGATGTGGATGGCATCGGCGCCTTCCGGCCGATGCCGTTCCAGGTTAAGGCGGTGGAGAAGGCGCTGCGGCAGATGCGGCCGCGGCTTCTGCTGGCCGACGCGGTTGGCCTGGGCAAGACCATCCAGGTCGGCATGATCCTGGCGGAGATGATTCGCCGCGGCCGTGCCGCGCGCATCCTCGTGCTGGCCAAGAAGTCGATGCTGACCCAATTCCAGTCCGAGTTGTGGAACCGCTTCGCTATTCCACTGGTCCGCCTCGATTCCACCGGCCTGGCCCGGTTGCGGCTGCGCATCCCCGCCTCGAAGAACCCGTTCGAGGTCTACCATCGCATCATCGTCTCCATGGACACGCTGAAGGACGTCGGGCGCTATCGCCATTTCCTGGAGAACACCCGCTGGGATGTGGTGGTGATCGACGAGGCGCACAACGTTGCCGGCGCCACCAACCCCGACCGCAACTACAGCTATCGGCTGGCCCGCCTCTTGTCGCGCCGTGCCGACAGCATGATCCTGACCACCGCCACGCCCCACAACGGTCGCAAGGAGACATTCGGGCGCCTCATTGCCCTGCTCGACCCTTCGGCGATCCCGGACCCCAAGTACCGGCAGTACACAGCGGAGGACATCAAGCCCTTCTTCCTGATGCGCTTCAAGGAGGACATCCGGGCGGAGGCCGGTGACGATTTCGCCGCCCGCCATGTCGTCCCGCTGGCCGAGACGACCGCCGATGCCGACGAGCGGGAAGAGGCCGTGTACGACCGCCTCGCCAGGTTGCGGCGCGACGGGGCGGAGGGCGACCGCAACGCCATCGTCCGCTGGGGCCTGTACAAGAGCTTCCTGTCGAGTCCCGAAGCCTGCCGCTCGATGGTCGAGACCAGCCTGCGCACGCTCCAGCGCAAGCGGGGGGAGGAGGCGGACATCGCGGCGCTGGACGGGCTGCGGGGGGCGCTGGAGACGCTGTCCATCACCGGCTCCACCCGCTACCGCCTGCTGGTCGACCAGCTCCGCCGCATTGGCTGGGACGGCGGTCCAGCCAGCCCCCGTGTCCTGCTGTTCACGGAAAGCCGCGTAACGCAGGAGGCGCTGACCCGCGCGCTTGCCGCCGAGTTCAAGCTGCCCTGGTCCGAACGGCAGGAGGACCAGCCCGGCCAGGTGATGGCCGCCATCCACGGTGGCATGTCCGACGTGTGGCTGGGCCGGACGGTCGAAGCCTTCGGCACGGGAACCGCCGCGATGCGCCTCCTCGTCGCCACCAACGTCGCGTCGGAAGGCGTCAACCTGCACCATCACTGCTGGCACATCATCCATTACGACCTGCCCTGGTCGATCATCACGCTGATTCAGCGCAACGGCCGCATCGACCGCTTCGGCCAGACGCATACGCCGGAGATCCGCTACCTCATGGTCCGCACGCAGGCGGGCGAGCTGCAGGGCGACGGCGCGATCTTCCAGCGCCTGATCGAAAAGGTCGAGGAGATCAACCGCACGGCGCGCAGCGGCGAAAGCGTGCTGAAAATCTATGACGCCGACGGGGAAGAGACCTTCGTGGCCGAACGCGGCCTGCTGGCCGGCGACCCTGACCTCTTCGACCGGGAGCAACCGGCGGCCGGCGACGATGCCGTGGCCGAGGCGCAATCCATGGAGGCGCTGCTCCGCAAGGCGTCGCTCGACGCCATGGACGATCTGGCGGACCTGTTCGGTGACGACGAGCCCGCTCCGGCCCCCCCGGTCCCGGCCGATGCGGCCGAGCCGGCCCCGGCCGCCCCCGGCGACGCGTCGCGCATCCGCCTGTACGATGAGGCCGCTTTCCTGGAGGAGGGCTACGCCTACCTGTCCCAGCAGACCGGCGACCGCAGCTATCATCCCATCGAGAAGACGGGCAAGCAGGTGGTCCTGACCCCGCCGGCCGACCTGCGCAGGCGCCTGGGCGATCCGGAGGCCGGGCGTGACGTGATCTTCGGTGCGACCGCCATTCCCGAAGAGGCGTGGACCGACGACCGCCGCTTCCGCCTGACCGTCGATCCCGGCCGCGTCGATCTCGCCATCCGCGCCGCCCGCAACCTGCGCGGCCAGTGGAGCGAGGAGCTGCTTCTGACCGAGCTGCACCCGGTCTCCCGCTGGCTGGCGGAGCGGCTGATGATGCTGATGCCCCGCGGCGAAGCGCCGATGATCGCCTCCCCCTACCTGCCGCAGGGCGAGATGTGCTTCTGCTTCATCGGTCAGGTCAGTTCCCGTGCCGGTACGCCGCTGATCGTCGATGCCCACGCCGTCGTCATGTCCAAGGGCGGCGGCCGCGCCATCCGCCCCCTGCACACGGCGCTGGAGGCGGCCGGCTTCAAGGATCTCGCCGACACCGGAAAGCACGGCACCCTGCCGGAACCGCTGCTGCGCGGCTTCGTCAAAGGGGCGGTCGATGAGAGCCTCGACTATCTGGCCAACCGCCGGAGGGAGCGTCAGGCCGAGGTGAAGCCGTTGCTGGAGCGCGAGGAGCAGCGCCTGAACAACTGGCTGGCGCGCCGGCGCGCGCGGATCGAGGAGGAACTGGCGGAGCTGAACCCGACCGGTGCCGCCGCCATCAAGAAACGCCAGGACCTGGAAGAGAGCGAGAAATACGTGAAGGATCGGGCGCAGAACTGGCGTCGGGCCCATTTCGAGGCCGCAGACCACCCCACCACCCGTCTGGTCCTCGCCATCGAAGGGGTGCGCTGA
- a CDS encoding recombinase family protein, with product MTVLHHPRLRAVIYARYSTDKQRQESIADQIELCRRYAVQQGWEVVDTYTDAAISGASRHRPGFLKLVDDAGRRRFDVVVSEGIDRLGRRLADTSDLYDRLNFHNIKLYTPHLGEITTLHIAIMGMMAQVQLKETGQKTRRSHLGLAKEGRIPGGKAYGYDVVDGDKAGGGYRRINADEAAVVRRIFTLYADGMSPRAIARLLNDENVPGPRRRKWVDTTIRGQVARGAGILNNANYAGVLEWGRCEFVKDPGTGKRVARINPQAKREIVEVPELRIIDDVLWNRVKARQEAVATEIGRDEQGNALNRVHRRRFLLSGVLVCGVCGGRYTIMGKDRYGCAGHRNSGTCPNDRTITRQAIRGPCSCRAEGAPARRRRGRRLCRGDGGDATA from the coding sequence ATGACCGTCCTCCACCACCCCCGACTCCGTGCCGTGATCTACGCCCGCTACTCGACCGACAAGCAGCGCCAGGAATCGATCGCCGACCAGATCGAGCTGTGCCGGCGTTACGCCGTCCAACAGGGCTGGGAGGTTGTCGACACCTACACGGACGCGGCGATCAGCGGCGCCTCCCGGCACCGCCCGGGCTTTCTGAAGCTGGTGGATGATGCCGGGCGCCGCCGCTTCGATGTCGTGGTGTCGGAGGGCATCGACCGTCTGGGCCGACGGTTGGCGGACACCTCCGATCTCTATGACCGCCTCAACTTCCACAATATCAAGCTGTACACGCCGCACCTTGGCGAGATCACCACGCTCCACATCGCCATCATGGGCATGATGGCACAGGTGCAGCTCAAGGAGACCGGTCAGAAGACCCGACGCAGCCATCTCGGCCTCGCCAAGGAGGGACGTATTCCCGGCGGCAAAGCCTATGGATACGACGTCGTCGACGGCGACAAGGCAGGTGGCGGGTACCGCCGCATCAATGCGGACGAGGCCGCCGTTGTCCGCCGCATCTTCACGCTGTACGCCGACGGCATGAGCCCCCGCGCCATCGCCCGCCTGTTGAACGATGAGAACGTTCCAGGCCCCAGGAGGAGAAAATGGGTCGATACCACGATTCGCGGACAGGTCGCCCGCGGGGCCGGTATCCTCAACAACGCCAACTATGCCGGCGTTCTGGAATGGGGACGTTGCGAGTTCGTCAAGGATCCGGGCACCGGCAAGCGCGTCGCCCGCATCAACCCTCAGGCAAAGCGGGAGATTGTCGAAGTCCCCGAGCTGCGCATCATCGACGACGTTCTGTGGAACCGCGTCAAGGCGCGACAGGAGGCGGTTGCCACCGAGATCGGTCGGGATGAGCAGGGCAACGCTCTGAACCGCGTGCATCGGCGGCGCTTCCTTCTGTCCGGCGTGCTGGTGTGCGGCGTCTGCGGCGGCCGCTACACCATCATGGGCAAGGACCGCTACGGTTGCGCCGGCCACCGGAATTCCGGCACCTGCCCGAACGACCGCACCATCACCCGGCAAGCAATCAGAGGGCCGTGTTCTTGCCGGGCTGAAGGAGCGCCTGCTCGGCGCCGACGTGGTCGCCGCCTTTGTCGAGGAGATGGCGGTGACGCAACGGCGTGA
- the zwf gene encoding glucose-6-phosphate dehydrogenase has product MSNSRSAVAPALPPFDYTVFGGTGDLALRKLLPALYLRDKAGQVADGSRIIGVSRSPLSPGDYRAKAEQAIAEHVPADERDPALVARFLERLDYVPVNATSDEGWDELAGRLDHPPAGREPAVRIFYLATSPSLFGPTCDQLRAFGLATPDSRVVLEKPIGRDLASAQDINDRVGAVFTEPQIYRIDHYLGKETVQNLLALRFGNSLFEPLWNADHIDHVQITVAETVGVEERGGYYDQSGALRDMVQNHLLQLVCLVGMECPISLAQESVRDEKLKVLRSLKAIGQDEIAGCTVRGQYRAGAVAGGAVPGYLDEPGIPAGSGTETFVALKLEIDNWRWAGVPFYLRSGKRLPAKMSEIVIQFRSIRHSIFPQGAGELQANRLIVRLQPDESIRLHLMTKEPGPGGMRLRPAALNLSFAQTFGGRFPDAYERLLMDVVRGNSTLFMRRDEVEAAWQWAEPILDGWKSRHEMPKPYIAGTWGPSQSIALIERDGRTWHDDELPSAAF; this is encoded by the coding sequence ATGTCGAACTCCCGCTCCGCCGTCGCACCCGCCCTGCCTCCCTTCGACTACACGGTGTTCGGCGGCACCGGAGACCTCGCCCTGCGCAAGCTGCTGCCGGCGCTCTATCTGCGCGACAAGGCGGGGCAGGTCGCCGACGGCAGCCGCATCATCGGCGTCTCGCGCAGCCCGCTGTCGCCGGGCGACTACCGCGCCAAGGCCGAGCAGGCGATCGCCGAGCATGTGCCCGCCGACGAACGGGATCCGGCGCTGGTCGCCCGTTTCCTCGAGCGGCTCGACTATGTCCCGGTCAACGCCACCAGCGACGAGGGCTGGGACGAGCTGGCCGGGCGTCTCGACCATCCTCCGGCCGGCCGCGAGCCGGCGGTGCGGATCTTCTACCTCGCCACCTCGCCCAGCCTGTTCGGGCCGACCTGCGACCAGTTGCGCGCCTTCGGCCTTGCCACGCCGGACTCGCGCGTGGTGCTGGAAAAGCCGATCGGCCGCGACCTCGCCTCGGCGCAGGATATCAACGACCGGGTCGGCGCCGTCTTCACCGAGCCGCAGATCTACCGCATCGACCATTATCTCGGTAAGGAGACGGTGCAGAATCTGCTGGCCCTGCGCTTCGGCAACTCGCTGTTCGAGCCGCTGTGGAATGCCGACCACATCGACCATGTCCAGATCACGGTCGCCGAGACCGTCGGGGTCGAGGAGCGCGGCGGCTATTACGACCAGTCCGGCGCGCTGCGCGACATGGTGCAGAACCACCTGCTTCAGCTCGTCTGCCTGGTCGGCATGGAATGTCCGATCTCGCTCGCCCAGGAATCGGTGCGTGACGAGAAGCTGAAGGTGCTCCGCTCGCTGAAGGCGATCGGACAGGACGAGATCGCCGGCTGCACCGTGCGCGGCCAGTACCGGGCCGGGGCGGTCGCCGGCGGTGCGGTTCCGGGCTATCTCGACGAGCCCGGCATCCCGGCCGGCAGCGGAACCGAGACCTTCGTCGCGCTGAAGCTGGAGATCGACAATTGGCGCTGGGCCGGCGTGCCCTTCTACCTGCGTAGCGGCAAGCGCCTGCCGGCCAAGATGTCGGAGATCGTGATCCAGTTCCGGTCCATCCGCCACTCGATCTTCCCGCAAGGGGCGGGCGAACTGCAGGCCAACCGCCTGATCGTCCGTCTCCAGCCCGACGAGAGCATCCGTCTTCATCTGATGACCAAGGAGCCGGGGCCGGGCGGCATGCGCCTCAGGCCGGCGGCGCTGAATCTCAGCTTCGCCCAGACCTTCGGCGGACGCTTCCCCGATGCCTACGAACGCCTGCTGATGGATGTGGTGCGCGGCAATTCGACCCTCTTCATGCGCCGCGACGAGGTCGAGGCCGCCTGGCAGTGGGCCGAGCCGATCCTCGACGGCTGGAAATCCCGCCACGAGATGCCGAAGCCCTACATCGCCGGCACCTGGGGGCCGTCGCAGTCCATTGCCCTGATCGAACGCGACGGCCGGACCTGGCACGACGACGAACTCCCCTCCGCGGCCTTCTGA
- the edd gene encoding phosphogluconate dehydratase, with translation MSKPATSNSAPLNSVVARVTERIAERSRDRRAAYLARLESAGGRPSRHRLGCANLAHAFAACGANDKAALRGEKEPSIGIVTAYNDMLSAHQPYERYPALIRESVRAAGGVAQVAGGVPAMCDGVTQGYEGMELSLFSRDVIALATGVALSHATFDGVLCLGICDKIVPGLMIGALAFGHLPTVFVPAGPMPSGLSNADKAKARQLYAQGKVGREELLDAESQSYHAPGTCTFYGTANTNQMLMEIMGLHLPGASFVNPNTPLRDALTDAAARRVVAMTGPGAGTPIGRIVDERALVNGIVGLLATGGSTNHTLHIPAIAAAAGIELNWEDFSELSAVVPLLARVYPNGSADVNRFHQAGGMPFVIGQLIDAGLLHTDVATVLGEGGLEPYRGMPALDEAGALAWTRSATDRSGDPTVVATTAAPFAAEGGLRVLTGNLGRGVIKISAVKPEHRLIQAPARVFDSQEAVQTAFRAGELDRDVIVVVRYQGPGANGMPELHKLTPPLGVLQDKGFKVALVTDGRMSGASGKVPAAIHVTPEVKTGGPLGRVRDGDILRLDAETGTLEALVEAAEWDGRGAPPPPSEDASHGCGRELFALFRGAAGPAETGASVLGLLAPGN, from the coding sequence ATGAGCAAGCCAGCCACGTCGAATTCCGCTCCCCTGAATTCCGTTGTCGCCCGCGTGACCGAACGAATCGCGGAGCGCAGCCGCGACCGCCGCGCCGCCTATCTCGCCCGGCTGGAGAGCGCAGGGGGCAGGCCGAGCCGCCATCGCCTCGGCTGCGCCAACCTCGCCCATGCCTTCGCCGCCTGCGGGGCGAACGACAAGGCGGCCCTGCGCGGCGAGAAGGAGCCGTCGATCGGCATCGTCACCGCCTACAACGACATGCTGTCGGCCCATCAGCCCTACGAGCGCTATCCCGCGCTGATCCGCGAGTCCGTGCGCGCCGCCGGCGGCGTCGCCCAGGTCGCGGGCGGTGTGCCGGCGATGTGCGACGGCGTCACCCAGGGCTATGAGGGGATGGAACTGTCGCTGTTCAGCCGCGACGTCATCGCGCTGGCCACCGGCGTTGCGCTGTCCCACGCCACCTTCGACGGCGTGCTGTGCCTGGGCATCTGCGACAAGATCGTGCCCGGCCTGATGATCGGCGCGCTCGCCTTCGGCCATCTGCCGACGGTCTTCGTTCCCGCCGGGCCGATGCCGTCCGGCCTGTCCAACGCCGACAAGGCAAAGGCGCGCCAGCTCTATGCCCAGGGCAAGGTCGGGCGGGAGGAGCTGCTGGATGCCGAGTCCCAGTCCTACCACGCGCCCGGCACCTGCACCTTCTACGGTACCGCCAACACCAACCAGATGCTGATGGAGATCATGGGCCTGCATCTGCCGGGCGCCAGCTTCGTCAACCCCAACACGCCGCTGCGCGACGCGCTGACCGACGCCGCGGCCAGGCGGGTGGTGGCGATGACCGGTCCCGGCGCCGGGACGCCGATCGGCCGCATCGTCGACGAGCGCGCCCTGGTGAACGGCATCGTCGGGCTGCTGGCCACCGGCGGCTCGACCAACCACACCCTGCACATCCCGGCCATCGCCGCCGCCGCCGGCATCGAGCTGAACTGGGAGGATTTCTCGGAACTGTCGGCGGTGGTGCCGCTGCTGGCCCGGGTCTATCCCAACGGCAGCGCCGACGTGAACCGCTTCCATCAGGCCGGCGGGATGCCCTTCGTCATCGGCCAGCTGATCGATGCCGGGCTGCTGCACACCGACGTCGCCACGGTGCTGGGCGAGGGCGGGCTGGAGCCCTACCGCGGGATGCCCGCCCTGGACGAGGCTGGGGCGCTGGCCTGGACCCGCTCGGCGACCGACCGGAGCGGCGACCCGACGGTCGTCGCCACCACCGCGGCCCCCTTCGCGGCCGAGGGCGGCTTGCGGGTGCTGACCGGCAATCTCGGCCGCGGCGTCATCAAGATCTCGGCGGTGAAGCCGGAACACCGGCTCATCCAGGCCCCGGCCCGCGTCTTCGACAGTCAGGAAGCGGTACAGACTGCTTTCCGCGCCGGTGAGCTCGACCGTGACGTGATCGTCGTCGTCCGCTACCAGGGCCCCGGTGCCAACGGCATGCCGGAGCTGCACAAGCTGACCCCGCCGCTGGGCGTGCTGCAGGACAAGGGCTTCAAGGTCGCGCTGGTGACCGACGGCCGCATGTCCGGCGCCTCCGGCAAGGTGCCCGCCGCCATCCACGTCACGCCGGAGGTGAAGACCGGCGGCCCGCTCGGCCGGGTGCGCGACGGCGACATCCTGCGGCTGGATGCCGAGACCGGCACCCTCGAGGCCCTGGTCGAGGCCGCCGAGTGGGACGGCCGCGGTGCCCCGCCGCCGCCCAGCGAGGACGCCTCGCACGGCTGCGGCCGCGAGTTGTTCGCCCTGTTCCGCGGGGCCGCCGGCCCGGCGGAGACCGGCGCCTCGGTGCTTGGGCTGCTGGCACCGGGCAACTGA
- a CDS encoding SIS domain-containing protein — MAAPVDTAINAAAPPPPPMDIVDGIRRLRGELKRSEGQIADLVLADPRRVLELNVTSLAQAAEVSEATVVRFCRSIGCAGFPDFKLRLAESRARDAVRDEVRGGTPYVSQDVAPDDDVGTLARKIFSSSAAALTAAAAGLDDTALDRAIALLATAPRVLCVGTGGSSALAQDAAHKLLRFGADAQPCADPVLARMLLANLGAGAVLLALSNTGRSGTINELAAAARAQGIAVVAITAPHSPLAAMASVVVASQPVEDTEMYTPMASRLVHLTLIDVLSTGVALRLGDPAVRQLAKVKAAINAGRLPPLT; from the coding sequence ATGGCCGCCCCTGTCGACACCGCCATCAACGCTGCCGCGCCCCCGCCTCCCCCAATGGACATAGTGGACGGGATCCGCCGCCTGCGCGGCGAGTTGAAACGGTCGGAGGGGCAGATCGCCGATCTGGTGCTGGCCGATCCGCGCCGGGTGCTGGAGTTGAACGTCACGTCGCTGGCCCAGGCGGCGGAGGTGAGCGAGGCGACGGTGGTGCGGTTCTGCCGCAGCATCGGCTGCGCCGGCTTTCCCGACTTCAAGCTGCGGTTGGCGGAATCCCGGGCCCGCGATGCGGTGCGCGACGAGGTGCGCGGCGGCACCCCCTATGTCAGCCAGGACGTCGCGCCGGACGATGATGTCGGCACGCTGGCACGAAAAATTTTTTCATCAAGTGCGGCCGCGCTGACCGCCGCCGCCGCCGGGCTTGACGATACGGCGCTGGATCGGGCGATCGCGCTGCTGGCGACCGCGCCGCGGGTGCTGTGCGTCGGCACCGGGGGATCAAGCGCGCTGGCGCAGGACGCCGCGCACAAGCTGCTGCGCTTCGGCGCCGATGCCCAGCCCTGCGCCGACCCGGTGCTGGCGCGCATGCTGCTGGCCAATCTGGGGGCCGGCGCCGTGCTGCTGGCCTTGTCCAACACCGGACGCAGCGGCACGATCAACGAGCTTGCCGCGGCGGCACGGGCGCAGGGCATCGCCGTGGTGGCGATCACCGCGCCGCATTCACCGCTGGCCGCAATGGCGAGCGTGGTCGTCGCCAGCCAGCCGGTGGAGGATACCGAGATGTATACGCCGATGGCCTCGCGGCTGGTGCACCTGACGTTGATCGACGTGCTGTCGACCGGCGTGGCGCTGCGGCTGGGCGACCCGGCGGTGCGGCAGTTGGCGAAGGTGAAGGCGGCGATCAACGCCGGGCGGCTGCCGCCGCTGACCTGA
- a CDS encoding response regulator, translated as MTRILIADDHPMVRDALRSAVLYSCQATDVMEADRLDTVMQALEERGDLDLVLLDVNMPGMNGLGGLRALRQRFPATPVVVVSAHEERRWVREAMESGAAGFIPKSTPRDAIAAALRQVLNGELYVPPQTGDDGAGTVEDAETAEIARRIATLTAQQLRVLELLGTGKLNKEIAFDLSITETTVKAHVSAILQKLKVYSRTQAVVIANRVLADRR; from the coding sequence ATGACCCGGATCCTGATCGCCGATGACCATCCGATGGTGCGCGACGCCTTGCGCAGCGCGGTGCTTTATTCCTGCCAGGCCACCGACGTGATGGAGGCGGACCGGCTCGACACCGTCATGCAGGCGCTGGAGGAGCGTGGCGACCTCGACCTCGTGCTGCTGGACGTCAACATGCCCGGCATGAACGGGTTGGGCGGCCTGCGCGCCCTGCGCCAGCGCTTTCCCGCGACCCCCGTCGTCGTCGTCTCCGCCCATGAGGAACGGCGATGGGTCCGTGAGGCGATGGAGAGCGGCGCCGCCGGCTTCATTCCGAAATCGACCCCGCGCGACGCCATCGCCGCGGCGCTGCGCCAGGTTCTGAACGGCGAGCTGTATGTCCCGCCCCAGACCGGCGACGACGGTGCCGGAACCGTGGAGGATGCCGAGACCGCGGAGATCGCGCGCCGCATCGCCACCCTGACGGCCCAGCAGCTGCGGGTGCTGGAGTTGCTGGGCACCGGCAAGCTGAACAAGGAGATCGCCTTCGACCTCAGCATCACCGAGACGACGGTCAAGGCCCATGTGTCGGCCATCCTGCAAAAGCTGAAGGTCTACAGCCGCACCCAGGCGGTGGTGATCGCCAACCGCGTGCTGGCCGACCGGCGGTGA
- a CDS encoding rhodanese-like domain-containing protein — MAGAVLLGLLLTAAALAAPAHAAGVPQPDGYRMSDYRSPTPDGVAGGETADTPAVQALLAQGRTVPVFVQRLERSTLPGGPWLQSKAYRQIPGSVWLPNVGMGAPDPATLAWFESQLERLTGGDRNRDLLFYCLSDCWLSWNAAKRAVLFGYARVHWYPTGIDGWMEAGLPTEEAHPPSPPPAVSPAP, encoded by the coding sequence ATGGCAGGCGCGGTTCTCCTCGGCCTCCTCCTCACCGCCGCTGCCCTGGCCGCCCCCGCCCATGCCGCCGGCGTGCCGCAGCCGGACGGCTACCGCATGTCCGACTACCGCTCCCCCACGCCGGACGGCGTCGCAGGGGGCGAGACGGCCGACACCCCGGCCGTGCAGGCGTTGCTGGCGCAGGGCCGCACCGTTCCGGTCTTCGTCCAGCGGCTGGAGCGCAGCACGCTACCCGGCGGCCCCTGGCTGCAATCCAAGGCGTACAGGCAAATCCCCGGCAGCGTCTGGCTGCCCAATGTCGGGATGGGCGCGCCCGACCCGGCGACCCTGGCCTGGTTCGAATCGCAGCTGGAACGCCTGACCGGCGGCGACCGGAACCGCGATCTTCTGTTCTATTGTCTGTCGGATTGCTGGTTGTCGTGGAACGCCGCGAAGCGTGCGGTGTTGTTTGGGTATGCCCGGGTCCATTGGTACCCGACCGGCATCGACGGCTGGATGGAAGCCGGCCTGCCGACCGAGGAGGCGCACCCGCCGTCGCCGCCGCCCGCGGTTTCGCCTGCGCCCTGA
- the pqqA gene encoding pyrroloquinoline quinone precursor peptide PqqA — protein MKTWRKPKTTEIAVGTEINAYACAGL, from the coding sequence ATGAAGACCTGGCGCAAACCGAAGACCACCGAGATCGCCGTCGGCACCGAGATCAACGCCTACGCCTGCGCCGGCCTCTGA
- the pqqB gene encoding pyrroloquinoline quinone biosynthesis protein PqqB, with protein sequence MKILVLGSAAGGGFPQWNCACEGCRRARSGDPAARPRTQSSLAVTADGERWLLLNASPDLGAQLLASPPLHPRGGLRGNPIAAALLTNADIDHVAGLLSLRESHPFAIYATPRVHGVLAANSVFNVLNPELVARRPMALGKPFQPAGADGRPLGLEVEAFAVPGKVALYLEDASAGPGFGSVAEDTVALRIRPTDGSSEGFFYVPGCAGMPGWLSDRLHGAPLVLFDGTTWTDDEMIRSGTGTKTAARMGHMPMSGPAGSIAAFAPLQVARKIYIHINNTNPALLEDSPERAEAEAAGWRIAHDGLELTV encoded by the coding sequence ATGAAGATTCTCGTTCTCGGTTCGGCGGCCGGCGGGGGATTCCCGCAATGGAACTGCGCCTGCGAGGGCTGCCGCCGCGCCCGCTCCGGCGATCCCGCGGCCCGGCCGCGCACCCAGTCGTCGCTGGCGGTGACGGCGGACGGCGAACGCTGGCTGCTGCTGAACGCCTCTCCCGATCTCGGCGCCCAACTGCTCGCCAGCCCGCCGCTGCATCCCCGGGGGGGATTGCGCGGGAACCCGATCGCCGCGGCGCTGCTGACCAATGCCGACATCGATCATGTCGCCGGCCTGCTGAGCTTGCGCGAATCCCACCCCTTCGCCATCTATGCCACCCCGCGCGTCCATGGCGTGCTGGCCGCCAACAGCGTCTTCAACGTGCTGAACCCCGAGCTGGTCGCCCGCCGGCCGATGGCGCTCGGCAAGCCGTTCCAGCCCGCCGGGGCCGACGGCCGCCCGCTGGGGCTGGAGGTGGAGGCCTTCGCCGTGCCCGGCAAGGTGGCGCTCTACCTGGAGGACGCGTCGGCCGGCCCCGGCTTCGGCTCCGTCGCCGAGGACACGGTGGCGCTGCGCATCCGGCCGACGGATGGCTCCAGTGAGGGGTTCTTCTATGTCCCCGGCTGCGCCGGCATGCCCGGCTGGCTGTCCGACAGGCTGCACGGCGCCCCGCTGGTGCTGTTCGACGGCACCACCTGGACCGACGACGAGATGATCCGCAGCGGCACCGGCACCAAGACGGCGGCGCGCATGGGCCATATGCCGATGTCGGGGCCGGCGGGCAGCATCGCCGCCTTCGCACCGCTGCAGGTCGCCCGCAAGATCTACATCCACATCAACAACACAAACCCCGCCCTGCTGGAGGATTCGCCCGAGCGGGCGGAGGCCGAGGCGGCCGGCTGGCGCATCGCCCATGACGGGCTGGAGCTGACAGTATGA